Proteins encoded together in one Bos javanicus breed banteng chromosome 6, ARS-OSU_banteng_1.0, whole genome shotgun sequence window:
- the CPZ gene encoding carboxypeptidase Z isoform X2, whose translation MRPPPPLLLTMLVLAAARPGCEPAWDPEAMCVDLQLQTCSDVTYNRTAFPTLLQHRSREAVESSSEYILLSVLHHLLEGQCNPDLRLLGCAVLAPRCEGGRVRRPCRHVCGALREACQPAFDAIDMAWPYFLDCGRYFSGPEEGCYDPLEKLRGGLDIEEALPSGHPPTFIQFTHHSYAQMVRVLRRTAARCAHISKTYSIGRSFDGRDLLVIEFSSRPGQHELMEPEVKLIGNIHGNEVAGREMLIYLAQYLCSEYLLGSPRIQRLLNTTRVHLLPSMNPDGYEVAAAEGAGYNGWTSGRQNAQNLDLNRNFPDLTSEYYRLASVRGARSDHIAIPQHYWWGKVAPETKAIMKWMRTIPFVLSASLHGGDLVVSYPFDFSKHPQEEKMFSPTPDEKMFKLLARAYADVHPMMMDRSENRCGGNFLKRGSIINGADWYSFTGGMSDFNYLHSNCFEITVELGCMKFPPEEALYTIWQHNKEPLLSFMEMVHRGIKGMVMDKFGKPVKNARILVKGIRHDITTAPDGDYWRLLPPGAHIVIAQAPGYSKVIKKVIIPARMKRAGRVDFILQPLRTGPQKFLPGSRRGGLGGEPQEPDEEPLGARRQPTTGGSKPWWWSYFTSLGQHQPRWLLKY comes from the exons CCATGTGCGTGGACCTGCAGCTGCAGACCTGCAGTGACGTCACCTACAACCGGACGGCCTTCCCCACGCTGCTGCAACACCGGTCCCGGGAGGCCGTGGAGTCCAGCTCCGAGTACATCCTCCTGAGCGTGCTGCACCACCTCCTGGAGGGCCAGTGCAACCCCGACCTGCGCCTGCTGGGCTGCGCCGTGCTGGCCCCGCGCTGCGAGGGCGGCCGCGTGCGGAGACCCTGCCGCCACGTCTGCGGGGCGCTGCGCGAGGCCTGCCAGCCCGCCTTCGATGCCATCGACATGGCCTGGCCCTACTTCCTCGATTGTGGCCGCTACTTCTCGGGCCCGGAGGAAGGCTGCTACGACCCCCTGGAGAAGCTGCGAG gaggccTGGACATCGAGGAGGCACTGCCCTCGGGCCACCCGCCCACCTTCATTCAGTTCACCCATCACTCCTACGCCCAGATGGTGCGCGTGCTGAGGCGGACGGCGGCCCGCTGTGCCCACATCTCCAAGACCTACAGCATCGGGCGCAGCTTCGACGGCCGGGACCTGCTGGTCATCGAGTTCTCGAGCCGGCCTGGCCAGCACGAGCTGA TGGAGCCGGAGGTGAAGCTCATCGGTAACATCCATGGTAACGAGGTGGCGGGCCGCGAGATGCTCATCTACCTGGCGCAGTACCTGTGCTCCGAGTACCTGCTGGGCAGCCCCCGAATCCAGCGTCTGCTCAACACCACCCGCGTCCACCTGCTGCCCTCCATGAACCCCGACGGCTACGAGGTGGCGGCCGCAGAG GGCGCCGGCTACAACGGGTGGACCAGCGGCAGGCAGAACGCGCAAAACCTGGACCTGAACCGAAACTTCCCCGACCTGACGTCCGAGTACTACCGCCTGGCCTCGGTCCGCGGCGCGCGCAGCGACCACATCGCCATCCCCCAGCACTACTGGTGGGGTAAG GTGGCCCCCGAGACGAAGGCAATAATGAAGTGGATGCGAACCATTCCCTTCGTGCTCTCAGCCAGCCTCCACGGGGGCGACCTGGTGGTGTCCTATCCCTTCGACTTCTCCAAGCATCCCCAGGAGGAAAAGATGTTTTCTCCCACGCCCGACGAGAAG atgttcaagttgctGGCCCGAGCCTACGCCGACGTGCACCCTATGATGATGGACAGGTCGGAGAACAGGTGTGGGGGCAACTTCCTGAAGAGGGGCAGCATCATCAATGGGGCTGACTGGTACAGCTTCACCGGAG GCATGTCCGACTTCAACTACCTGCACAGCAACTGCTTTGAGATCACGGTggagctgggctgcatgaagttCCCCCCGGAGGAGGCACTCTACACGATCTGGCAGCACAACAAGGAGCCGCTGCTAAGCTTCATGGAGATG GTGCACCGGGGCATCAAAGGCATGGTGATGGACAAGTTTGGCAAGCCGGTCAAGAACGCCCGGATCTTAGTCAAGGGCATCCGCCATGACATCACCACTG CCCCAGATGGTGACTACTGGAGACTGCTGCCCCCGGGGGCCCACATCGTCATCGCTCAAGCCCCTGGCTATTCCAAGGTCATCAAGAAAGTCATCATCCCTGCCCGGATGAAGAGGGCCGGCCGCGTGGACTTCATTCTCCAGCCACTGAGGACTGGACCCCAGAAGTTCCTTCCCGGGTCCCGGAGGGGTGGGCTCGGAGGGGAGCCCCAGGAGCCCGACGAGGAGCCCCTGGGGGCCCGGAGACAGCCCACGACCGGCGGCAGCAAGCCCTGGTGGTGGTCCTACTTCACGTCGCTGGGCCAGCACCAGCCACGCTGGCTGCTCAAGTACTAG
- the CPZ gene encoding carboxypeptidase Z isoform X1 gives MRPPPPLLLTMLVLAAARPGCEPAWDPEGGCPGSAAADSAMCVDLQLQTCSDVTYNRTAFPTLLQHRSREAVESSSEYILLSVLHHLLEGQCNPDLRLLGCAVLAPRCEGGRVRRPCRHVCGALREACQPAFDAIDMAWPYFLDCGRYFSGPEEGCYDPLEKLRGGLDIEEALPSGHPPTFIQFTHHSYAQMVRVLRRTAARCAHISKTYSIGRSFDGRDLLVIEFSSRPGQHELMEPEVKLIGNIHGNEVAGREMLIYLAQYLCSEYLLGSPRIQRLLNTTRVHLLPSMNPDGYEVAAAEGAGYNGWTSGRQNAQNLDLNRNFPDLTSEYYRLASVRGARSDHIAIPQHYWWGKVAPETKAIMKWMRTIPFVLSASLHGGDLVVSYPFDFSKHPQEEKMFSPTPDEKMFKLLARAYADVHPMMMDRSENRCGGNFLKRGSIINGADWYSFTGGMSDFNYLHSNCFEITVELGCMKFPPEEALYTIWQHNKEPLLSFMEMVHRGIKGMVMDKFGKPVKNARILVKGIRHDITTAPDGDYWRLLPPGAHIVIAQAPGYSKVIKKVIIPARMKRAGRVDFILQPLRTGPQKFLPGSRRGGLGGEPQEPDEEPLGARRQPTTGGSKPWWWSYFTSLGQHQPRWLLKY, from the exons GTGGATGCCCCGGGTCTGCAGCTGCAGACAGCG CCATGTGCGTGGACCTGCAGCTGCAGACCTGCAGTGACGTCACCTACAACCGGACGGCCTTCCCCACGCTGCTGCAACACCGGTCCCGGGAGGCCGTGGAGTCCAGCTCCGAGTACATCCTCCTGAGCGTGCTGCACCACCTCCTGGAGGGCCAGTGCAACCCCGACCTGCGCCTGCTGGGCTGCGCCGTGCTGGCCCCGCGCTGCGAGGGCGGCCGCGTGCGGAGACCCTGCCGCCACGTCTGCGGGGCGCTGCGCGAGGCCTGCCAGCCCGCCTTCGATGCCATCGACATGGCCTGGCCCTACTTCCTCGATTGTGGCCGCTACTTCTCGGGCCCGGAGGAAGGCTGCTACGACCCCCTGGAGAAGCTGCGAG gaggccTGGACATCGAGGAGGCACTGCCCTCGGGCCACCCGCCCACCTTCATTCAGTTCACCCATCACTCCTACGCCCAGATGGTGCGCGTGCTGAGGCGGACGGCGGCCCGCTGTGCCCACATCTCCAAGACCTACAGCATCGGGCGCAGCTTCGACGGCCGGGACCTGCTGGTCATCGAGTTCTCGAGCCGGCCTGGCCAGCACGAGCTGA TGGAGCCGGAGGTGAAGCTCATCGGTAACATCCATGGTAACGAGGTGGCGGGCCGCGAGATGCTCATCTACCTGGCGCAGTACCTGTGCTCCGAGTACCTGCTGGGCAGCCCCCGAATCCAGCGTCTGCTCAACACCACCCGCGTCCACCTGCTGCCCTCCATGAACCCCGACGGCTACGAGGTGGCGGCCGCAGAG GGCGCCGGCTACAACGGGTGGACCAGCGGCAGGCAGAACGCGCAAAACCTGGACCTGAACCGAAACTTCCCCGACCTGACGTCCGAGTACTACCGCCTGGCCTCGGTCCGCGGCGCGCGCAGCGACCACATCGCCATCCCCCAGCACTACTGGTGGGGTAAG GTGGCCCCCGAGACGAAGGCAATAATGAAGTGGATGCGAACCATTCCCTTCGTGCTCTCAGCCAGCCTCCACGGGGGCGACCTGGTGGTGTCCTATCCCTTCGACTTCTCCAAGCATCCCCAGGAGGAAAAGATGTTTTCTCCCACGCCCGACGAGAAG atgttcaagttgctGGCCCGAGCCTACGCCGACGTGCACCCTATGATGATGGACAGGTCGGAGAACAGGTGTGGGGGCAACTTCCTGAAGAGGGGCAGCATCATCAATGGGGCTGACTGGTACAGCTTCACCGGAG GCATGTCCGACTTCAACTACCTGCACAGCAACTGCTTTGAGATCACGGTggagctgggctgcatgaagttCCCCCCGGAGGAGGCACTCTACACGATCTGGCAGCACAACAAGGAGCCGCTGCTAAGCTTCATGGAGATG GTGCACCGGGGCATCAAAGGCATGGTGATGGACAAGTTTGGCAAGCCGGTCAAGAACGCCCGGATCTTAGTCAAGGGCATCCGCCATGACATCACCACTG CCCCAGATGGTGACTACTGGAGACTGCTGCCCCCGGGGGCCCACATCGTCATCGCTCAAGCCCCTGGCTATTCCAAGGTCATCAAGAAAGTCATCATCCCTGCCCGGATGAAGAGGGCCGGCCGCGTGGACTTCATTCTCCAGCCACTGAGGACTGGACCCCAGAAGTTCCTTCCCGGGTCCCGGAGGGGTGGGCTCGGAGGGGAGCCCCAGGAGCCCGACGAGGAGCCCCTGGGGGCCCGGAGACAGCCCACGACCGGCGGCAGCAAGCCCTGGTGGTGGTCCTACTTCACGTCGCTGGGCCAGCACCAGCCACGCTGGCTGCTCAAGTACTAG